The Clostridioides sp. ES-S-0010-02 genome window below encodes:
- the codY gene encoding GTP-sensing pleiotropic transcriptional regulator CodY: protein MASEVLQKTRKINKTLQTSGGSSVSFDLLAGALGDVLNSNVYVVSAKGKVLGLHLNDIEDSSVIEDEYTKQKKFSEEYTQNLLKIDETLENLNGEKILEIFPEEQGRLQKYTTVVPILGSGQRLGTLVLSRYSMSFNDDDLVIAEYSATVVGLEILRAIGEELEEEMRKKAVVQMAIGTLSYSELEAVEHIFAELDGKEGLLVASKIADRVGITRSVIVNALRKFESAGVIESRSLGMKGTHIRILNDKLTDELKKLKNNQ from the coding sequence ATGGCAAGTGAAGTATTACAAAAAACAAGAAAAATAAATAAAACATTACAAACAAGTGGTGGAAGCAGTGTCTCTTTTGATTTACTGGCCGGAGCATTAGGAGATGTATTAAATTCTAATGTTTATGTAGTAAGTGCAAAAGGTAAAGTTCTAGGGCTTCATTTAAATGATATTGAAGATAGCTCAGTTATAGAAGACGAATATACTAAGCAAAAAAAATTCTCAGAAGAATATACTCAAAACTTATTAAAAATTGATGAGACACTAGAAAACTTAAATGGTGAGAAGATATTAGAGATTTTCCCTGAAGAACAAGGAAGATTACAAAAATATACTACTGTAGTACCAATATTAGGAAGTGGACAAAGACTTGGAACATTAGTACTTTCAAGATATTCAATGTCATTTAATGATGATGATTTAGTGATAGCTGAATACAGTGCAACTGTTGTTGGTCTTGAGATATTAAGAGCAATAGGTGAAGAATTAGAAGAAGAAATGAGAAAAAAAGCTGTAGTTCAAATGGCAATAGGCACTCTGTCCTACTCCGAGCTTGAAGCAGTTGAACATATTTTTGCTGAATTAGACGGTAAAGAAGGCTTACTTGTAGCAAGTAAAATAGCTGATAGAGTTGGTATAACTAGGTCAGTTATAGTAAATGCACTTAGAAAATTTGAAAGTGCAGGTGTGATAGAATCAAGATCATTAGGTATGAAAGGAACTCATATAAGAATACTTAATGATAAACTTACAGATGAATTAAAAAAATTAAAAAACAATCAATAA